The following proteins come from a genomic window of Brevibacillus antibioticus:
- a CDS encoding ABC transporter ATP-binding protein: MGEQLAFADVSFSYGDKQILDHFDLRVEKGEIVSLIGPSGIGKSTLFQLIAGLLEPGQGEIRLGSEPVANRLGQVGYMPQRDLLMPWRTIVENAALPLEIKGMTKKEAHERVRQQLPRYGLQDWADSYPAQLSGGMRQRVSFLRALFSGAEMMLLDEPFSALDGITRMDMQEWLMEKWQETGSTMLMITHDIDEAILLADRIIVLTGSPITRPIELTVPVSRPRTASSRNQPGFLALREQIWELLRQERQAAMKPLRREA, translated from the coding sequence GTGGGAGAACAACTAGCTTTCGCCGATGTCAGCTTTTCGTATGGCGACAAGCAGATTCTCGATCATTTTGATCTGCGTGTGGAAAAAGGGGAAATCGTCAGCTTGATCGGTCCGAGCGGGATCGGGAAAAGCACCTTGTTTCAACTCATCGCAGGTCTTCTTGAGCCGGGGCAAGGTGAAATCAGGCTCGGCAGTGAACCGGTAGCAAATCGTTTGGGGCAGGTCGGCTATATGCCCCAACGCGATCTGCTCATGCCATGGCGTACGATCGTTGAAAATGCAGCTTTGCCGCTAGAAATCAAAGGTATGACGAAAAAAGAAGCCCATGAGCGAGTCAGACAGCAATTGCCAAGGTACGGGCTTCAGGATTGGGCTGACAGCTATCCAGCCCAGCTTTCCGGTGGAATGCGTCAGCGAGTTTCCTTTTTGCGGGCGTTGTTTTCAGGCGCAGAGATGATGCTGTTGGATGAGCCGTTTAGTGCTTTGGATGGAATAACGAGAATGGACATGCAAGAGTGGCTGATGGAAAAGTGGCAGGAAACAGGCAGTACGATGCTGATGATTACGCACGATATCGACGAAGCCATTCTGCTCGCGGACCGCATTATTGTGCTGACAGGTAGCCCGATCACCAGGCCGATCGAATTAACCGTTCCGGTAAGCAGACCGCGAACGGCGAGCAGCCGCAACCAACCCGGATTCTTGGCGTTGCGCGAACAAATTTGGGAGCTGCTTCGACAGGAGCGCCAAGCAGCAATGAAGCCGTTGAGGAGAGAAGCATGA
- a CDS encoding ABC transporter permease: MGTLLLEFYKIRHKRLFLMLAILLSIELAWGFMAVSTSMTKNPDAATWSAILVTITAMNGLFLPIGSAVIVSRICDMEHKGRTWKLLMATSVSRKAVYLAKFVSAAVLMGGAVILQALAIVAFGIGFGLIEPVPIGVLLCFVAGTMLTNLVVIALQQWVSLAIKNQAFSLCLGMIGGFIGMTASLFPPQVGRLFIWSYYVDFSPVTYQYVNETMRFTTREIGLHLPIIVVLMGIAFYLAGSIHVSRQDV; this comes from the coding sequence ATGGGGACGCTTTTGCTAGAGTTTTATAAAATTCGACATAAGCGTTTGTTTCTCATGCTCGCCATTCTTTTGAGTATCGAACTGGCATGGGGGTTTATGGCTGTCAGTACCTCCATGACTAAAAATCCGGACGCCGCGACATGGAGCGCCATACTGGTCACGATTACAGCCATGAACGGATTGTTTTTGCCGATCGGTTCGGCTGTCATTGTTTCGCGGATTTGTGATATGGAACACAAAGGACGTACATGGAAGCTGCTGATGGCTACCTCTGTCAGCCGGAAAGCAGTTTATTTGGCAAAATTCGTCTCTGCGGCTGTTTTGATGGGGGGGGCCGTCATTCTACAGGCTTTGGCGATCGTGGCATTTGGCATTGGCTTTGGTTTAATAGAGCCAGTCCCGATTGGCGTGTTACTTTGCTTTGTAGCGGGGACGATGCTAACAAACCTCGTGGTGATCGCTCTGCAACAATGGGTCTCTCTCGCCATCAAAAATCAGGCGTTCAGCCTATGCCTCGGGATGATCGGGGGATTCATTGGGATGACAGCGAGCTTGTTTCCGCCACAAGTCGGACGCCTTTTCATCTGGTCGTACTATGTAGACTTTTCGCCCGTTACGTATCAGTACGTGAACGAAACTATGCGGTTTACTACACGTGAAATCGGACTTCATTTGCCGATCATCGTCGTACTTATGGGCATTGCATTTTACCTTGCTGGGAGCATTCACGTATCCCGGCAAGACGTATAG
- a CDS encoding ABC transporter substrate-binding protein has protein sequence MKPFNKWTKAFMALTLATGLAACGNQASSGAGQTQAPADKGAEPTELTIALDWYPNAVHSFLYAAEEQGYFKDENLKVTMQMPSDSNDPLKMAAAGKVDLAISYQPQLVQARAEGVPVVSVGALVRHPLNVIMTRQDSGIDTPQKLAGKNIGYPSLPLDESIVRQVVKHSGGDDSGLTFTDIGFDIVPALTAKKVDAVVGGYINHEQLILEKHGIPVNAFKPFEFGVPDYYELVLATSDETLGKKQKAVEGFLRAIGKGQDYVKNNKEKALDLLLAKQAADFPLEKDIETKSLDILIPLMDAGEKPFAYQTAESWQTLIDWMKKEKLITADIKAEEIMRDLVK, from the coding sequence ATGAAACCTTTTAACAAATGGACGAAAGCATTCATGGCACTTACATTGGCAACAGGACTTGCTGCTTGCGGCAATCAAGCGAGCTCGGGTGCTGGTCAGACGCAAGCCCCTGCTGATAAAGGAGCGGAGCCTACTGAGCTGACGATTGCGCTCGATTGGTATCCGAATGCTGTACATTCCTTCTTGTATGCCGCAGAGGAGCAAGGCTATTTCAAAGACGAGAATCTCAAAGTGACCATGCAAATGCCTTCAGACAGCAATGATCCATTGAAGATGGCGGCTGCGGGCAAAGTAGATTTGGCAATCAGCTATCAGCCACAGCTCGTCCAAGCTCGTGCAGAAGGAGTTCCTGTCGTATCTGTAGGTGCACTCGTTCGTCATCCGTTAAACGTGATCATGACGCGCCAAGACAGTGGAATCGATACTCCGCAAAAGTTGGCTGGAAAAAATATCGGTTATCCATCCCTTCCACTTGATGAATCTATCGTACGTCAAGTTGTGAAGCATAGTGGTGGCGATGATTCCGGACTGACCTTCACGGATATCGGCTTTGACATCGTCCCGGCGTTGACGGCCAAAAAGGTCGATGCCGTGGTAGGTGGCTATATCAACCACGAACAACTGATTTTGGAGAAGCACGGCATTCCAGTCAATGCGTTCAAGCCTTTTGAGTTTGGTGTTCCAGACTATTATGAGCTCGTATTGGCAACAAGTGACGAGACTTTGGGCAAAAAGCAGAAAGCAGTGGAAGGTTTCCTGCGCGCGATTGGCAAGGGTCAGGATTATGTGAAAAATAATAAGGAAAAGGCACTCGATCTGTTACTTGCCAAACAGGCTGCCGATTTCCCGCTGGAAAAAGACATTGAGACCAAGAGCTTGGATATCCTGATTCCGTTGATGGATGCGGGGGAAAAGCCTTTTGCATACCAGACGGCCGAATCTTGGCAAACACTAATTGATTGGATGAAAAAAGAGAAGCTGATAACAGCTGACATCAAAGCAGAAGAGATCATGCGCGATCTCGTGAAGTAA
- a CDS encoding ABC transporter permease — translation MLIRCLGAEWVKLRRSRIWLVLLVLPVFSTLIGFANYWMNQAILQNGWYSLWTQVSLFYGEFFLPILIAICCSFACRLEHVNRNWNVILTAPVSTPTIFLAKLVVIGVLLLGVQLFFFVLYICAGFIAGLHAHYSFPSEVFGWIMRGWLASFTIIAFQLWLSMKIQSFAVPVGISVCSVFVGLGLYVSGLGMFFPLSLLTIGMGVLSQESLSLGELGTFVVMCVLFVTSGCALGIRRLTREGL, via the coding sequence ATGCTAATCAGATGTTTGGGAGCAGAATGGGTAAAACTTCGACGCTCTCGCATATGGCTCGTTTTGCTTGTGCTTCCTGTGTTCAGTACACTGATCGGTTTTGCCAACTACTGGATGAACCAAGCGATCCTGCAAAATGGCTGGTACAGCCTGTGGACGCAGGTGAGCTTATTCTACGGAGAATTTTTCTTGCCCATTCTCATCGCTATCTGCTGTTCGTTTGCGTGCAGACTGGAGCATGTCAACCGTAACTGGAATGTAATCCTGACTGCGCCTGTATCGACTCCAACGATTTTTCTCGCGAAGCTAGTGGTGATTGGCGTTCTCCTGTTGGGTGTGCAGCTTTTCTTCTTTGTGCTGTATATATGCGCGGGTTTCATCGCTGGACTACACGCACATTATTCGTTTCCTTCGGAAGTGTTCGGATGGATCATGCGAGGCTGGCTGGCTTCATTCACCATCATCGCCTTCCAACTATGGCTTTCCATGAAGATACAGAGCTTTGCTGTACCTGTCGGCATTAGTGTTTGCTCTGTTTTTGTAGGGTTGGGCTTGTATGTGTCTGGGCTCGGGATGTTTTTTCCTCTGTCACTTTTAACGATTGGCATGGGCGTGCTCAGTCAAGAGAGTTTGTCGCTAGGAGAGCTGGGGACGTTTGTCGTCATGTGTGTATTGTTCGTGACGAGCGGCTGTGCACTGGGGATTCGTCGTCTTACGAGAGAAGGTCTTTAA
- a CDS encoding response regulator transcription factor has product MEEWKQKKVLIVEDELEIRNMIDGFLRKEGFARIFHAGTCKEALAVCASDKPDVAILDVMLPDGDGFGLLTSIRRFSQIPVIFLSARGEDEDRLLGLGLGADDYIVKPFLPRELVLRLLVILRRVYAPPQIDRLPVFQLGDSTIDLEAASVTRDQHEYALTAKEHALLRKLYENRGRIVTSDALCQSVWGDDYYGYENTLMVHMRRIREKIEPCPSTPEYLLTVRGLGYKLLVKEEL; this is encoded by the coding sequence ATGGAAGAGTGGAAACAGAAAAAAGTGCTCATCGTGGAAGATGAGCTTGAAATCAGAAATATGATCGATGGATTTTTGCGTAAGGAAGGATTCGCTCGTATCTTTCATGCGGGTACTTGTAAAGAGGCGTTAGCAGTATGCGCTTCGGACAAGCCTGATGTTGCGATCCTGGATGTCATGCTGCCTGATGGAGATGGATTTGGACTTTTGACCTCGATCCGTCGTTTCTCGCAAATCCCTGTCATTTTTCTGTCAGCGAGAGGGGAAGATGAGGATCGATTGCTCGGACTTGGCCTGGGCGCTGACGACTATATTGTGAAGCCATTTTTACCACGCGAGCTCGTTCTTCGTCTTCTGGTCATTTTACGACGCGTTTACGCGCCTCCCCAAATCGATCGTCTGCCCGTTTTCCAGCTAGGTGACAGTACGATCGATTTGGAGGCAGCAAGCGTGACGAGAGATCAGCACGAATACGCTTTGACCGCCAAGGAACACGCACTCTTGCGAAAACTGTATGAAAATCGGGGGCGAATCGTCACGAGCGATGCCCTTTGCCAATCCGTGTGGGGTGATGATTACTACGGGTATGAAAACACGCTGATGGTTCATATGCGGCGCATTCGCGAAAAGATCGAGCCATGTCCGTCCACTCCCGAATATTTGCTCACGGTTAGAGGACTCGGTTACAAATTACTCGTAAAGGAAGAGTTGTAG
- a CDS encoding ABC transporter ATP-binding protein, translated as MDTVIRTENLSKHYGGAYCVQQVNLAVGEGEVYGFLGPNGAGKSTTLKMLLGLVKPSEGSVSVFRKDFSRNRLEILSQTGSLIEAPSYYGHLTGLENMRVMQRLRDVPDKQVEKALQIVRLEKQQNKKVDQYSLGMKQRLGIAMALLHFPKLVILDEPTNGLDPAGIGEIRELIRSLPHQYGMTVLLSSHLLSEIEQVATSIGIIHGGKLLFQGSMEQLQRNSRPHVWLKTQDNEKARRVLQARELSPSLQDGFLVMEGMGDSEVAQTNRALMMAGVDVYRIEVHKQSLESIFLSLTGREGSL; from the coding sequence ATGGATACGGTGATTCGAACGGAAAACCTCTCAAAACACTATGGAGGAGCCTATTGCGTCCAGCAAGTAAATCTTGCGGTAGGAGAAGGGGAGGTCTATGGCTTCCTCGGTCCAAATGGTGCAGGAAAATCGACGACTCTAAAAATGCTGCTAGGATTAGTCAAGCCGAGTGAAGGCAGTGTATCTGTATTCAGGAAGGATTTTAGCAGGAACCGACTTGAGATTTTGAGTCAGACGGGTTCCTTGATCGAGGCTCCTTCCTATTACGGTCATCTTACCGGTCTGGAAAATATGCGAGTCATGCAGCGGCTACGAGATGTACCGGACAAACAGGTAGAGAAGGCCTTGCAAATCGTCCGTTTGGAAAAACAACAGAACAAAAAGGTCGATCAGTATTCGCTCGGGATGAAGCAGCGACTGGGAATTGCCATGGCCTTGCTGCATTTTCCAAAGCTCGTTATCCTCGACGAACCGACAAACGGTCTGGACCCTGCGGGAATCGGTGAAATTCGAGAATTGATTCGATCATTGCCACACCAGTATGGAATGACGGTCTTGCTCTCCAGCCATCTGCTCTCGGAAATCGAGCAAGTGGCCACGTCCATCGGCATTATCCACGGGGGGAAACTCTTGTTTCAAGGGAGTATGGAGCAACTACAACGGAATAGTCGGCCTCATGTATGGTTGAAAACGCAGGACAATGAAAAAGCGAGAAGAGTTCTTCAAGCTAGGGAGCTTTCTCCAAGTCTCCAAGATGGCTTCCTTGTCATGGAAGGCATGGGGGATAGCGAGGTAGCGCAGACAAACCGGGCGCTGATGATGGCGGGCGTTGATGTTTATCGCATTGAAGTACACAAACAAAGCTTGGAGAGCATTTTCCTCTCTCTTACTGGCAGGGAGGGGAGCTTGTAA
- a CDS encoding sensor histidine kinase, translating into MDGAARILRRYTGASILIAVFLLIVNYIILGTFVFKGMNDGSPPIHVTQTVAEGLHQNGTHYTLEPHAQEWLQKSQAWAMLIANDGKVIWDYAIPNQLPRTYSLAEVAQFSRNYLQDYPVFVWEHEMGLVVVGYPKDSLAKYQFHFPISWISDLPYRLLALLFGNILLAALLSLFIGSRLIRAIRPLISGIHALSEDQHTQVEAKGMFSGIARSINHASSLLQEKNALLKARDEARSNWIAGISHDIRTPLSMVLGYASELEESDTVPYEQQQKASIIRKQGEKLRSLVSDLNLVSMLEYEMQPIHTKPIRLSTLARQIVTDFLNNDLAETFTIELDVATEQCFVMGDEKLLVRAITNLVQNSIAHNPSGCHIHVQTALSANQRHALLIITDNGKGMEQSMLPDLVELPYSSKRKYPLQNGHGLGLPMVARIAAAHHGHLLLTSDTGKGMTAELCFPLSS; encoded by the coding sequence ATGGATGGAGCCGCACGAATTTTACGTCGTTATACAGGTGCTTCTATCCTGATTGCCGTCTTTTTGCTCATCGTCAATTACATCATTCTCGGTACATTTGTTTTCAAAGGCATGAACGATGGCTCTCCTCCCATCCACGTCACACAAACAGTCGCAGAAGGTCTTCATCAGAACGGTACCCACTATACGTTGGAACCACATGCACAAGAATGGTTGCAAAAAAGCCAGGCTTGGGCCATGCTGATTGCGAACGATGGGAAGGTTATCTGGGACTACGCCATACCGAACCAATTGCCCCGCACCTATTCTCTGGCAGAAGTGGCGCAGTTCTCGCGAAATTACTTACAGGATTATCCTGTTTTTGTTTGGGAGCATGAGATGGGGCTGGTCGTCGTGGGCTACCCGAAGGACAGTCTCGCCAAGTACCAATTTCATTTCCCGATCAGTTGGATAAGCGATTTGCCGTATCGATTACTGGCTTTGCTTTTCGGAAATATACTGCTCGCCGCTCTTCTCTCGCTATTCATCGGCTCTCGACTCATTCGGGCAATCCGCCCACTGATTAGTGGGATTCACGCTCTGTCAGAAGATCAGCATACACAGGTCGAGGCAAAAGGAATGTTCAGCGGGATTGCCCGAAGCATCAATCATGCATCGTCGCTTTTGCAAGAGAAGAACGCTTTGCTAAAAGCCAGAGACGAAGCACGCTCGAACTGGATCGCTGGAATCTCCCACGATATACGCACGCCATTATCGATGGTGCTCGGGTATGCCAGTGAATTGGAAGAGAGCGACACGGTGCCATACGAGCAGCAGCAAAAAGCAAGCATTATTCGAAAGCAAGGGGAAAAGCTCCGGTCTTTGGTCAGCGACTTGAATCTTGTTTCCATGCTGGAATACGAAATGCAGCCCATTCATACCAAACCGATTCGGCTTTCGACACTTGCTCGGCAAATTGTCACTGACTTTTTAAACAATGATTTGGCAGAGACGTTTACCATCGAGCTGGATGTCGCGACTGAGCAATGCTTCGTGATGGGCGATGAAAAACTTCTTGTCCGCGCCATCACGAATTTGGTCCAAAACAGCATTGCACATAACCCATCGGGCTGTCACATCCATGTGCAAACGGCCCTGTCAGCTAACCAGCGCCATGCTCTTTTGATTATCACTGACAACGGAAAAGGCATGGAGCAAAGCATGCTGCCTGACTTGGTGGAATTGCCTTATTCGTCAAAAAGAAAATATCCCTTGCAGAATGGTCATGGTCTCGGTTTGCCCATGGTTGCACGTATTGCTGCCGCTCATCATGGACACCTGCTGTTAACAAGCGATACAGGAAAAGGGATGACAGCAGAACTTTGTTTCCCCCTCTCCTCCTAA
- a CDS encoding acetylornithine deacetylase, with the protein MSSVDRLTEAIESIVSRKEELFALLAELVSHPTVSPPARNSDAAQGVIANRLQAMGFEVDRWTVYPGDDNIVGRLSGDASRRANSLIINGHIDVAEVGNDSGWTYPPFALTHGKDGRLYGRGVADMKGGLAASLFAIQMLREHCIELQGDLLFQSVIGEEAGEAGTLVAIERGYQADYAVVVDTSNLQMQGQGGVITGWITIESPTTLHDGMRAQTIHAGGRVRGASAIEKMTKVINALQELERDWAVMKSYPGFPAGSNTINPAVIEGGRHAAFIADRCALWITVHFYPNESYEEIIREIEDHVGRAAAADLWLRDNPPTFRWGGRSMIEERGEIFPSLELDTKHPGLATLQSAYESHMHQAPVVNMSPTVTDVGWFAHAGIPAVLFGPGELTHAHAVDESIDPDQLVHFAQIMARFIATWCNTSKEAKE; encoded by the coding sequence TTGAGTAGCGTGGATCGACTGACAGAAGCGATAGAATCGATTGTCAGCCGCAAAGAAGAGCTGTTCGCATTATTGGCAGAGCTCGTTTCTCATCCGACTGTGAGTCCTCCCGCGCGAAACAGCGATGCTGCACAAGGAGTGATCGCTAACAGACTGCAAGCGATGGGATTTGAAGTGGATCGCTGGACGGTTTATCCAGGAGACGACAATATCGTCGGTCGATTATCAGGGGATGCATCTAGGCGGGCAAACAGCTTGATTATCAACGGCCACATCGATGTGGCTGAAGTTGGTAATGACTCGGGATGGACCTATCCACCTTTTGCTCTGACACATGGAAAGGATGGTCGCCTGTATGGCCGTGGAGTTGCGGATATGAAAGGCGGACTCGCAGCGAGCTTGTTTGCGATCCAAATGCTGCGCGAACATTGTATCGAGCTCCAAGGCGATCTGCTCTTTCAATCCGTCATCGGAGAAGAAGCGGGTGAAGCGGGGACATTAGTCGCTATCGAGCGTGGCTATCAGGCTGACTACGCCGTTGTAGTGGACACGAGCAATCTGCAAATGCAAGGACAGGGCGGGGTCATTACAGGCTGGATCACGATTGAGAGTCCGACGACGCTGCATGACGGAATGCGCGCACAGACGATTCATGCAGGTGGACGTGTCCGGGGAGCTTCTGCCATTGAAAAAATGACGAAGGTGATCAACGCACTACAGGAGCTGGAGCGGGATTGGGCTGTCATGAAGTCCTATCCCGGCTTTCCGGCAGGCAGCAATACGATCAATCCCGCAGTTATCGAGGGTGGTCGTCACGCAGCTTTTATCGCAGATCGTTGCGCTCTATGGATTACCGTTCATTTTTATCCGAATGAATCCTACGAAGAGATCATCCGCGAGATCGAGGATCACGTCGGACGTGCAGCAGCAGCTGATCTTTGGCTGAGAGACAATCCTCCAACATTCCGATGGGGCGGACGTTCGATGATCGAGGAGCGCGGGGAAATCTTCCCTTCACTGGAGTTGGATACGAAACATCCGGGGTTGGCAACGCTGCAATCCGCATATGAAAGTCACATGCATCAAGCGCCTGTCGTTAATATGTCGCCTACGGTGACGGATGTAGGCTGGTTTGCGCATGCAGGCATTCCGGCTGTCCTATTCGGGCCTGGTGAGCTCACGCATGCTCATGCCGTCGATGAATCCATTGATCCTGACCAGCTTGTTCATTTTGCCCAGATCATGGCCCGATTTATTGCCACCTGGTGCAATACCTCGAAGGAAGCGAAGGAGTGA
- a CDS encoding thiazole synthase, producing MIDTLKIGSYEFRSRLLLGTGKFADLDTQGKAVEVSEAEILTFAIRRLNLENPQEPNFLEQLDLKKFTLLPNTAGAYTAEEAVRIARLAKASGLCDMIKVEVIGDPKTLLPDPIGTLEASKILVEEGFIVLTYTNDDPILARRLQEVGVHAVMPGASPIGSGQGIVNENNLRFIIEDAKVPIIVDAGIGSPADCAKAMELGADGVLLNTAVALADNPVLMAEAMKLGVEAGRKGFLAGRIAKKRYASASSPNEGMIE from the coding sequence ATGATAGATACATTGAAAATTGGATCGTACGAGTTTCGCTCCCGCTTGCTTCTGGGTACTGGTAAATTCGCTGACCTGGATACGCAAGGGAAAGCGGTAGAGGTGTCGGAAGCAGAAATTTTGACATTTGCGATTCGTCGCTTGAATTTGGAAAATCCGCAAGAACCGAACTTTTTGGAACAGCTCGATTTGAAAAAATTCACCCTGCTACCTAATACAGCAGGTGCCTATACAGCAGAAGAAGCAGTGCGCATTGCCCGTTTGGCTAAAGCATCTGGGCTGTGTGACATGATCAAGGTCGAGGTTATTGGAGATCCAAAAACACTTCTCCCTGACCCGATTGGCACGCTCGAGGCTTCGAAAATCTTGGTGGAAGAAGGCTTTATCGTACTGACCTACACCAATGACGACCCGATTCTTGCTAGACGTCTGCAAGAGGTTGGCGTACATGCGGTTATGCCAGGTGCGTCACCAATTGGTTCCGGGCAAGGGATTGTCAACGAAAACAACCTCCGCTTTATCATCGAGGATGCGAAAGTTCCGATTATTGTGGACGCAGGAATTGGCTCGCCAGCAGACTGCGCGAAAGCGATGGAGCTAGGTGCTGACGGCGTCTTGTTGAATACAGCAGTCGCCCTCGCTGACAATCCTGTCCTGATGGCAGAAGCGATGAAGCTCGGGGTGGAAGCAGGGCGCAAAGGCTTCCTGGCAGGCCGTATCGCGAAAAAGCGTTACGCATCCGCAAGCAGCCCGAACGAAGGGATGATTGAGTAG
- the tenA gene encoding thiaminase II translates to MTTFTDRLRKSVAPIWERVHQHPFVTGLGDGSLPVGAFKYYMKQDYIYLIDYAKMFAIASVKAYDLETSSRFAALQESTLNTEMELHRQYAERFGISRAELEATEPSFVMLGYTSYMLRVAHQGSLAELVSALLPCTWSYWEIGKRLAEVEGALDHELYGEWVRMYSSDEFGQLAIWLMDIMNQLAEGKSEQELAKLEEYFVNTSKMEYMFWDMSYREEMWPWENN, encoded by the coding sequence ATGACAACCTTTACTGATCGTTTGAGAAAAAGTGTAGCCCCGATCTGGGAGCGTGTTCATCAACATCCTTTTGTCACCGGACTTGGAGATGGCAGCCTGCCCGTTGGAGCATTCAAATATTACATGAAACAAGACTACATCTATCTGATTGATTACGCGAAAATGTTCGCGATTGCGAGTGTGAAGGCGTACGATCTGGAAACAAGCTCCAGATTCGCTGCTTTGCAAGAATCGACGCTGAACACAGAGATGGAGCTGCATCGTCAGTATGCTGAGCGCTTTGGCATCTCTCGCGCGGAACTGGAAGCGACAGAGCCTTCATTTGTTATGCTGGGATACACCAGCTACATGCTGCGTGTCGCTCATCAAGGGTCGTTGGCGGAATTGGTGAGTGCACTACTCCCATGCACGTGGAGCTATTGGGAAATCGGCAAGCGCTTGGCAGAAGTAGAAGGCGCGCTGGATCACGAACTTTATGGCGAATGGGTACGTATGTACAGCTCCGACGAGTTTGGGCAGTTGGCGATCTGGCTAATGGATATCATGAACCAATTGGCGGAAGGTAAGAGTGAGCAAGAGCTGGCCAAGTTGGAAGAGTATTTTGTCAACACCTCCAAAATGGAGTACATGTTCTGGGACATGTCCTACAGAGAGGAAATGTGGCCGTGGGAGAACAACTAG
- a CDS encoding ABC transporter permease, which produces MGRGIWFGISIAIFLLVWEAGCRFFGVPPFILPPPSAVVMSLWDLRASLVGVHLWATLQEVLLGLSISIVFGISLAFAMIRSRIVERLVYPYIVISQTIPLIALSPVFILWFGYDLSGKIAVTILFTFFPIVVNTYDGLRSTDKEMLQLLKTMGATNGQIFTKLQLPSSLPHFFSGLKVAATYSVAGATIGEWLGASEGLGYFGRRASGNFQAPALFASVLLLSILGMLLFWLVGRIERHFSPHMKIKGEQQ; this is translated from the coding sequence ATGGGGAGAGGCATCTGGTTTGGTATCTCCATCGCCATTTTTCTCTTGGTGTGGGAAGCTGGTTGTCGCTTCTTCGGGGTGCCGCCATTCATTTTACCGCCGCCTAGCGCTGTGGTCATGTCTTTGTGGGATTTACGCGCCTCTCTAGTAGGTGTACATCTTTGGGCGACGTTACAGGAAGTGTTACTGGGGCTATCGATCTCGATTGTATTTGGAATCTCCCTTGCCTTTGCGATGATTCGCAGTCGGATTGTAGAGCGCCTGGTCTATCCGTATATCGTCATCTCCCAAACGATCCCACTGATAGCATTATCACCCGTATTTATTTTGTGGTTCGGGTATGATTTATCTGGAAAAATCGCGGTTACGATTCTGTTTACTTTCTTTCCGATCGTCGTCAACACGTATGATGGACTTCGCTCGACGGACAAGGAAATGCTCCAGCTGTTGAAAACAATGGGGGCAACAAACGGGCAAATTTTCACCAAGCTGCAACTCCCGTCGAGCTTACCCCATTTCTTCAGTGGTCTCAAAGTGGCAGCGACCTACAGCGTGGCTGGGGCGACGATTGGAGAATGGCTGGGCGCGAGCGAGGGTCTCGGGTACTTTGGCAGACGGGCATCCGGCAATTTTCAGGCTCCCGCGTTGTTTGCCTCGGTCCTGTTGCTCTCGATTCTCGGCATGCTACTGTTTTGGCTGGTTGGACGAATTGAACGTCATTTTTCCCCGCATATGAAAATCAAAGGAGAACAACAATGA
- the thiS gene encoding sulfur carrier protein ThiS: MIVQLNGKKVELAEEITTVRALLASYSLQEKIVVVERNGDIIDRSVYEQTPIADGDRIEIVHFVGGG; the protein is encoded by the coding sequence ATGATTGTTCAGCTGAATGGGAAAAAAGTAGAGTTGGCGGAAGAAATCACGACAGTGCGAGCCTTGCTTGCTTCTTATTCCCTGCAAGAGAAGATTGTCGTCGTAGAGCGAAATGGTGACATTATTGATCGCTCAGTATACGAACAAACACCGATTGCAGACGGAGATCGCATAGAAATCGTTCATTTTGTCGGAGGAGGATGA
- a CDS encoding kinase-associated lipoprotein B: MNWNPGDIVRVAQRTGEYIAEVLEIHESKLLVKVLAVTKYPTQGDLHSSYEVDVPLFHQRPALSYLEKFMTPVQGVIRYNGAIPDYKESVRQAMEREMEKLAKMAAWAERCLVELEKMHKEAFTNTK, encoded by the coding sequence ATGAACTGGAATCCGGGAGATATCGTTCGCGTTGCGCAGCGAACAGGTGAATATATTGCAGAAGTATTGGAAATCCACGAATCAAAGCTGCTGGTAAAGGTGTTGGCTGTTACCAAATACCCAACGCAAGGTGATTTGCATTCTTCCTACGAAGTAGATGTGCCGCTGTTTCACCAGCGTCCAGCACTGTCTTACTTGGAAAAATTCATGACGCCTGTCCAAGGGGTCATTCGCTATAACGGTGCGATTCCAGACTACAAGGAATCTGTCCGACAAGCGATGGAAAGAGAAATGGAAAAGCTTGCGAAAATGGCAGCTTGGGCAGAGCGCTGTCTCGTTGAGCTGGAAAAGATGCATAAGGAAGCCTTTACAAACACGAAATAG